In the genome of Desulfofarcimen acetoxidans DSM 771, one region contains:
- a CDS encoding heterodisulfide reductase-related iron-sulfur binding cluster yields MSLLKIVIFAALVAFGLFNMVQGIKERMMATYLGKKDNRSDNAGERVRGLLVYVLGQKKIISEPEGGIMHLMIFFGANLFGLGILQFILAGLIPGFNIPYITDNPLFYLFVDVIGLIAIIGIWYSGWRRWVQKVERLEAEAFGTPAENLILGMIAGLFIMMGSVLAGNGFKYALTQDPMYSLAPITGFLGNLFSGMSAQALAAGVEVSFWVHVIFLSGFMVFFRYSPHVHPVFAPLNVYFRTLKPRGGMIEPIDFENEEIEQYGAAKLEHFTWKDIMEGFACAECGRCQANCPAYLSGKHLSPKHFIHKLRMHVEEKVQVLGPALKQAQLSNSPVAEMAISSESAEAVMEKTLVPDVFSEAEIWDCTNCASCMEQCPVMNEHVPKIIQIRQNLVMMDSEFPAEAQLAFTNMERNYNPWGVGWNNRGDWASELDVKVLADDSNVDIVYFAGCAAAFDDRSQKVATSFVKILKAANVNFAILASEERCCGDSARRLGNEYLAQSLINENVEALNGYGVKKIVTTCPHCLTVLKDEYPQFGGNYEVIHHTQLINQLIKEGKLRFKPASAGMKITYHDSCFLGRYQNEYEAPRQIIDKLPGINLTEMVRNKTKGFCCGAGGGRMWLEEHGTRINVMRTEQALETGSEVVATNCPFCLTMMEDGIKDKGAAEAIKAFDLAELVERNLQ; encoded by the coding sequence ATGAGCCTCCTGAAAATTGTTATTTTTGCAGCATTGGTGGCCTTCGGTCTTTTTAATATGGTTCAGGGTATTAAAGAGCGAATGATGGCAACCTATCTGGGAAAAAAGGATAACAGGTCTGACAATGCGGGAGAGCGTGTTAGAGGCCTGTTGGTCTATGTGTTAGGACAAAAGAAGATTATTAGTGAGCCGGAAGGCGGGATTATGCACTTAATGATCTTTTTTGGAGCCAACCTGTTTGGTTTAGGCATATTGCAGTTCATTTTGGCAGGTTTGATACCCGGCTTCAATATTCCTTATATCACAGACAACCCCCTGTTTTATCTGTTTGTTGATGTAATTGGTTTGATAGCTATTATAGGTATTTGGTATTCCGGCTGGCGCCGCTGGGTGCAAAAGGTAGAAAGATTGGAAGCAGAGGCTTTTGGAACACCGGCTGAAAATCTAATCCTCGGCATGATTGCAGGCTTGTTCATAATGATGGGCTCTGTCCTGGCAGGCAACGGTTTTAAATATGCATTAACTCAGGATCCTATGTATTCACTGGCCCCTATTACCGGCTTTCTTGGCAATCTGTTCAGCGGAATGTCTGCACAAGCACTGGCAGCCGGTGTGGAAGTATCTTTTTGGGTTCATGTGATTTTTTTATCCGGTTTTATGGTCTTCTTCCGTTATTCACCGCATGTTCACCCGGTGTTTGCACCACTGAATGTGTATTTCCGCACACTCAAGCCGCGTGGCGGCATGATTGAGCCGATTGATTTTGAAAATGAGGAAATTGAGCAGTATGGGGCGGCCAAGTTAGAGCATTTTACCTGGAAAGATATCATGGAAGGCTTTGCCTGCGCTGAATGCGGCCGCTGTCAGGCTAATTGTCCTGCCTATCTAAGCGGTAAGCATCTGTCACCGAAGCATTTTATTCACAAGTTAAGAATGCATGTTGAGGAAAAAGTGCAGGTCCTCGGTCCTGCTTTAAAACAAGCCCAATTGTCCAATTCTCCTGTAGCAGAGATGGCTATCAGCAGTGAAAGCGCTGAAGCTGTTATGGAAAAGACCCTGGTGCCTGATGTGTTTAGTGAAGCAGAAATTTGGGATTGTACTAACTGCGCCAGCTGTATGGAACAATGTCCGGTGATGAATGAACATGTGCCTAAAATTATTCAGATCAGGCAGAATCTTGTTATGATGGACAGTGAGTTTCCGGCTGAGGCTCAATTGGCTTTCACCAATATGGAGCGCAACTATAATCCCTGGGGTGTGGGTTGGAACAACAGAGGAGATTGGGCCAGTGAGCTGGATGTTAAAGTTCTGGCCGATGACAGTAATGTCGATATAGTTTATTTCGCCGGTTGCGCTGCAGCCTTTGATGATCGCAGTCAAAAAGTAGCTACATCTTTTGTCAAAATATTAAAGGCAGCCAATGTAAACTTTGCTATTTTGGCCTCAGAAGAAAGATGCTGTGGTGACTCGGCCAGAAGGCTGGGAAATGAGTACCTGGCTCAATCATTAATAAATGAGAATGTAGAGGCCTTAAACGGTTACGGAGTTAAGAAAATTGTGACTACCTGCCCGCACTGCCTGACTGTGCTTAAAGATGAATACCCGCAGTTCGGAGGTAATTATGAAGTTATTCACCATACACAATTAATTAACCAGTTGATTAAAGAAGGCAAGTTAAGATTTAAACCTGCCAGTGCGGGAATGAAAATTACTTATCACGACTCCTGCTTCTTAGGACGTTATCAAAACGAGTATGAGGCGCCCCGCCAGATTATCGATAAGTTGCCCGGAATTAACCTGACTGAGATGGTTCGCAACAAGACCAAAGGCTTTTGTTGCGGTGCCGGCGGCGGAAGAATGTGGTTGGAGGAACACGGCACCAGGATTAATGTTATGCGTACGGAGCAGGCTTTAGAAACCGGTTCTGAAGTTGTAGCAACCAACTGTCCGTTTTGTTTAACTATGATGGAAGACGGTATTAAGGATAAAGGTGCAGCAGAAGCAATTAAAGCCTTTGACCTGGCAGAATTAGTGGAAAGAAATTTACAGTAA
- a CDS encoding acetyl-CoA C-acetyltransferase, producing the protein MRDAVIVSAVRTAVGSFGGALKDIPAAELGAIVIAEALKRAGISGEQVDEVIFGNVLGAGLGQNVSRQCSLKAGIPIEVPTYSVNKVCGSGLKTVGMAMQMIRAEEADIVVAGGTESMSMAPYLMEKARWGMRMGDGKVVDAMIKDGLWDAFNNYHMGITAENIAEKYDVSREDMDKFALSSQLKAVAAIDAGKFKDEIVPVPIPQRKGDPVLFDTDEYPKRGSTIEALTKLKPAFKKDGRVTAGNASGINDGAAAFVIMSADKAKELGIKPMAVIRSFGAGGVDPSIMGMGPVPASKKALAKAGITVADLDVIEANEAFAAQALAVGRELGFPEEKLNPNGGAIAIGHPIGASGGRILVTLLYELKRTGGKLGLATLCIGGGQGAALVVEMA; encoded by the coding sequence ATGCGTGATGCAGTAATCGTCAGTGCGGTTCGTACTGCTGTAGGCAGCTTTGGCGGAGCTTTAAAGGACATTCCTGCCGCGGAGCTGGGTGCCATCGTTATTGCTGAGGCTTTAAAACGGGCCGGGATTAGCGGTGAGCAGGTTGATGAGGTTATTTTCGGAAACGTATTGGGAGCAGGTCTGGGACAGAATGTATCCCGCCAGTGTTCACTTAAAGCAGGTATTCCTATTGAGGTTCCCACATATTCAGTAAATAAAGTATGCGGTTCCGGTTTGAAAACAGTTGGCATGGCTATGCAGATGATACGCGCTGAAGAGGCTGATATTGTAGTGGCCGGCGGTACTGAAAGCATGAGTATGGCTCCGTATTTAATGGAAAAAGCACGCTGGGGCATGCGCATGGGTGACGGTAAAGTTGTTGACGCTATGATCAAAGACGGTCTGTGGGATGCTTTTAATAATTATCATATGGGTATTACCGCTGAGAACATAGCGGAGAAATATGATGTTTCCCGCGAAGACATGGACAAGTTTGCCCTGTCCAGTCAGTTAAAGGCTGTTGCAGCTATTGATGCAGGTAAATTTAAAGATGAAATTGTGCCGGTTCCCATTCCTCAAAGAAAAGGTGATCCCGTACTTTTCGATACAGATGAATATCCCAAGCGTGGATCAACAATTGAAGCTTTAACCAAGCTGAAGCCTGCATTTAAGAAAGACGGACGTGTGACCGCCGGTAATGCCTCCGGCATTAATGATGGTGCAGCAGCCTTTGTTATAATGTCTGCGGATAAAGCCAAAGAACTTGGCATTAAGCCTATGGCTGTGATCAGGAGCTTCGGTGCGGGTGGCGTAGATCCCTCTATTATGGGTATGGGTCCTGTTCCCGCTTCTAAAAAAGCTTTGGCTAAAGCCGGTATAACCGTAGCTGATCTCGATGTTATTGAAGCAAATGAGGCTTTCGCGGCACAGGCTCTGGCAGTGGGCAGAGAACTTGGTTTCCCGGAAGAAAAGCTTAATCCCAACGGTGGGGCTATTGCTATCGGTCACCCGATTGGTGCCAGCGGTGGCAGGATTTTAGTAACCCTGCTTTATGAATTAAAGCGTACCGGCGGCAAGCTTGGTTTGGCTACTTTATGTATCGGTGGCGGCCAGGGAGCGGCTCTGGTTGTTGAGATGGCCTAG
- a CDS encoding 3-hydroxybutyryl-CoA dehydrogenase: protein MVQTIMVIGAGQMGGGIAQVAAQAGYNVILNDIKDEFVQRGLGIIDKNLSRAVSKGKMEAAAKDAVLAKIKTSTSLDDAKDADLVVEAAIENMELKANIFKTLDVVCKPEAILATNTSSLPITQIAAVTKRPDKVIGMHFFNPVPVMKLLEIIRGFMTSDETYNTIAEIGLKMGKVNVEVKDSPGFGSNRILLPMINEAFFVLSEGLGTAEDIDNVMKFGMAHPMGPLALADLIGLDTCLNIMNVLYEGFKDSKYRPCPLLVKYVQSGLLGQKTGKGVYDYSK, encoded by the coding sequence ATGGTTCAAACAATTATGGTTATCGGTGCCGGTCAAATGGGTGGAGGTATTGCTCAGGTTGCCGCTCAGGCCGGTTATAATGTAATTCTTAACGATATTAAAGACGAGTTTGTACAAAGAGGTTTGGGCATTATTGATAAAAACCTTTCCCGCGCCGTATCCAAAGGTAAAATGGAAGCTGCCGCCAAGGATGCAGTTCTGGCCAAAATTAAAACATCTACCAGCCTTGACGATGCTAAGGATGCAGATCTGGTTGTTGAAGCCGCTATTGAAAATATGGAACTGAAAGCAAACATTTTCAAAACTCTTGATGTTGTTTGCAAGCCGGAAGCCATCCTGGCTACCAATACATCCTCACTGCCGATCACCCAAATTGCGGCCGTAACCAAGCGCCCGGACAAAGTTATTGGCATGCACTTCTTCAACCCTGTACCGGTTATGAAATTATTGGAAATTATTCGCGGTTTTATGACCAGTGACGAAACTTATAATACAATTGCCGAGATCGGGTTAAAAATGGGCAAGGTTAACGTTGAAGTAAAAGACAGCCCCGGCTTTGGATCTAACAGAATCTTACTGCCGATGATTAACGAAGCTTTCTTTGTTCTGTCAGAAGGTCTTGGCACTGCTGAAGATATTGACAATGTAATGAAATTTGGTATGGCTCATCCCATGGGGCCCCTGGCTTTAGCTGATTTAATCGGTTTGGATACCTGTTTAAACATTATGAATGTTCTGTACGAAGGATTCAAAGATTCCAAATACCGTCCTTGCCCGTTACTGGTCAAGTATGTACAGTCCGGTTTGTTGGGACAAAAGACAGGTAAAGGCGTATACGATTACAGCAAATAG
- a CDS encoding enoyl-CoA hydratase-related protein — translation MTWNNLLLEKEDGIAVLSVNRPKVLNALNEETLKELGDAFSHLENDAEVNVIILTGAGDKAFVAGADIAFMQKLTPIQAKEFARLGQTVFSKIENLKKPVIAAINGFALGGGNELSMSCDIRIASDKAKFGQPEVNLGIMAGFGGTQRLTRLVNPGIAKEILMTADMYDAQAAQRIGLVNHVVTPEELMPFAKSMAKRIAARGPVACRLTKEAVNDGLEMDLEKAFILEADLFGLVFATSDRNEGIDAFLNKRKPEFKNE, via the coding sequence ATGACCTGGAATAATCTATTACTGGAAAAGGAAGACGGTATTGCGGTTCTTTCTGTTAACCGTCCAAAGGTTTTAAATGCTCTTAATGAAGAAACTTTAAAAGAGCTTGGGGATGCTTTCTCTCACCTTGAAAATGACGCTGAAGTAAACGTAATTATTTTAACCGGTGCCGGAGATAAAGCTTTTGTAGCCGGTGCGGACATTGCTTTCATGCAAAAACTTACTCCCATTCAAGCTAAAGAATTTGCCCGCCTGGGACAAACTGTCTTCAGTAAAATTGAAAACCTGAAAAAGCCGGTTATAGCTGCCATTAACGGTTTTGCTTTGGGTGGCGGCAACGAGCTGTCTATGAGCTGTGATATTCGCATTGCTTCTGATAAAGCTAAATTTGGTCAACCGGAAGTTAACCTCGGCATTATGGCCGGTTTTGGCGGCACCCAGCGATTAACCCGCCTGGTTAACCCCGGCATTGCCAAAGAAATACTAATGACTGCCGATATGTATGATGCACAGGCAGCCCAGCGCATCGGTCTGGTAAATCATGTGGTAACACCTGAAGAATTAATGCCTTTTGCCAAGAGTATGGCCAAGCGCATTGCTGCACGCGGTCCGGTGGCCTGCCGCCTGACCAAGGAAGCTGTAAATGACGGATTGGAAATGGATTTAGAAAAAGCATTTATTCTGGAAGCTGACCTGTTTGGTTTGGTGTTTGCTACCTCTGACAGAAACGAAGGTATTGATGCTTTCTTAAACAAGCGCAAACCTGAATTTAAAAACGAATAG